The following coding sequences are from one Peromyscus eremicus chromosome X, PerEre_H2_v1, whole genome shotgun sequence window:
- the LOC131899126 gene encoding P2R1A-PPP2R2A-interacting phosphatase regulator 1-like: protein MAYCGRENTDDSLHQDSSMSSNQQGPDTLQNFQLSSSFVLNTKLAKEKREMELGLPAASTTVDASFLRRSSSIPLINGFGDNSQGFQADTVRMRRNSSPFLNRHALFLPSRTRTSANRIFQIKQEEGMDLASREAMHERKMHTAMQNGNTTVKQLTIRNIQLIPVTPTASLTKKPRKDYQNF, encoded by the exons ATGGCCtactgtggaagagaaaacactgATG ATTCTCTGCATCAAGACAGCAGCATGTCCTCAAATCAACAAGGGCCAGATACCCTTCAAAATTTCCAACTGAGTAGCAGCTTTGTCCTCAACACCAAACTGgccaaggagaaaagggaaatggaGTTAGGCCTGCCAGCAGCTTCCACCACTGTAGATGCCAGCTTCCTTAGAAGATCCAGCAGCATCCCTTTGATCAATGGATTTGG tGATAATTCACAGGGATTTCAAGCTGACACCGTGAGAATGAGAAGGAACAGCTCACCATTTCTGAACCGCCATGCTTTG tttctgCCTTCCCGCACTCGTACATCTGCCAACCGGATTTTCCAAATCAAACAa GAAGAAGGGATGGATTTAGCAAGCAGAGAAGCAATGCATGAACG gAAAATGCATACTGCTATGCAG AATGGCAACACCACTGTGAAGCAACTAACTATAAGGAACATCCAACTGATTCCAGTCACCCCAACGGCTTCTCTTACCAAGAAACCTAGGAAG GACTATCAGAACTTTTAG